The Bacteroides fragilis NCTC 9343 genome includes the window AAAAACTATCAAATAGCACCCAAAAACTATCATTTGATAGTTTTTACCCCAAAGATTGGTGAAAATTACCCTACTGAAATCTAAAATAAGCCTTAAACTTGCAATATCGAGAAAGAAACGAAATATTAACCGCTTAAAAACCGCAACGTATGAAAAGTTTAAGTTTTAGAAAAGATTTAATAGGAGTGCAAGAAGAGTTGCTCCGCTTCGCTTATAAATTGACTGCTAATCGCGAAGAAGCAAATGACCTGTTACAAGAGACCTCATTAAAAGCATTAGATAATGAAGATAAATTTATGCCAGACACTAATTTTAAGGGCTGGATGTATACTATCATGCGCAACATCTTTATTAATAATTACCGTAAAATTGTGCGTGATCAAACTTATGTAGACCAAACCGATAATCTTTTCCATCTGAATCTTCCGCAGGACTCCGGTTTTGAAAGTACCGAAGGAGCCTATGACCTGAAAGAAATGCACCGTGTAGTAAATGCGTTGCCCAAAGAATATAAAGTTCCATTTTCAATGCATGTTTCCGGATTTAAATACCGTGAAATAGCCGAAAAATTAGAATTGCCACTCGGCACTGTCAAGAGCCGTATCTTTTTTACCCGTCAGAGATTGCAACAGGAACTGAAGGACTTTGTTTGATTAGGTATTTTTCATTAATAAAAAGATTGATTTTAGGTAGTGATTTAGTGTAATTTTTTAGTTGTGCAAAAGAAGGAGTAAGTGAGGGACCCCCTCCTTGCTCCTTTACTTTTGTGACAATATGATATATAACATATCTTTTATGGGAACTTTTTGATGGTCTGATTTGTCTTTATGTCAAATATCTCACTATATTTGTAATATAGCAAGTTAACCTATGAATGTGAAATCACTTATAACTTACGGCAATGAAAAAGGAAATTAAATTCAGTCTCGTATATCGGGATATGTGGCAGTCGTCCGGTAAGTATCAACCCCGTGTCGACCAGTTAGTGCGAATTGCCCCTTTGATTATTGAAATGGGATGCTTTGCCCGTGTGGAGACCAATGGCGGAGCGTTCGAGCAAGTCAATTTATTGTATGGTGAAAACCCCAATAAAGCAGTGCGGGCTTTTACCAAACCTTTCAATGATGCCGGAATACAAACCCACATGCTTGACCGGGGACTGAATGGTTTACGGATGTATCCCGTTCCTGCCGATGTCCGTCGGTTGATGTACAAAGTCAAGCATGCCCAGGGAGTAGATATCACCCGTATCTTTTGTGGGCTGAATGAAGTAAGGAATATTATTCCTTCCATACACTATGCACTTGAAGGAGGAATGATTCCGCAGGCAACTTTGTGCATCACCTTTTCACCGGTACATACAGTAGAATATTATACGGCTATTGCTGATAAGCTGATTGAGGCCGGTGCTCCCGAGATTTGTCTGAAGGATATGGCAGGTGTCGGACGTCCTGCCATGTTAGGACAATTGACAAAAGCCATTAAGGAACGTCATCCCGAAGTGTTGATTCAATATCATGGCCATAGCGGGCCCGGATTGTCAATGGCTTCCATTCTTGAAGTTTGTGAGAATGGTGCTGATATTATTGATGTAGCCATGGAACCTATGTCCTGGGGAAAAGTTCATCCGGACGTGATCTCTGTACAGGCCATGTTGAAAGATGCCGGTTTTCGTGTACCTGAAATTAATATGAAAGCCTATATGAAGGCGCGTGCCATGACACAGGAGTTCATCGATGATTTCCTTGGTTACTTTATGGACCCGACCAACAAACATATGTCTTCCTTATTGCTGAAATGTGGCTTGCCCGGAGGAATGATGGGGTCTATGATGGCCGATTTGAAAGGTGTGCATGCCGGTATTAATATGATATTAAAGAGTAATAATCAGCCTGAACTCAGCATTGACGATCTGCTTGTGATGTTGTTCGATGAAGTGGAATACGTATGGCCTAAGTTAGGTTATCCTCCACTGGTAACTCCATTCAGCCAGTATGTGAAAAATGTGGCATTAATGAATGTAATGGCACGTGTGAAAGGTGAGGAACGCTGGAGCATGATAGACAATAATACCTGGGGGATGATTCTGGGTAAAAGCGGTCGTTTACCCGGTCCGTTGGATCCGGAAATTGTAGCATTGGCCAAAGAGAAGGGGTACGAATTTACAGATGAAGATCCGCAGAAGAACTATCCCGACCAGCTTGATGAATATCGTAAAGAGATGCAGGAGAATGGTTGGGAGTCCGGACCCGATGATGAAGAACTGTTTGAACTGGCCATGCATGACAGGCAGTATCGTGATTATAAATCGGGAGTAGCCAAGAAGAGGTTTGAAGAAGACCTGCAACGTGCCAAGGATGCGGCATTGGCCAAACAAGGTTTCTCAGAAGAAGATGTGAAAAGGATGAAGCGTGCCAAGGCAGAGCCAATCACTGCGATGGAAAAGGGTAGGATTATCTGGGAAATAGATGTTGAATCGCCCTCCATGCCTCCGGAAGTAGGGCATAAATATGAACCGGATGATGTATTTTGTTATATTGCCACTCCATGGAACACTTATGATAGAGTATTGGCTAATTTTAGTGGACGCATCATTGAGGTATGTGCCAAGCAAGGTGCTTTGGTCAATAAAGGTGATGCTTTGGCTTATGTAGAAAGATGTGAAGAACCGGCATAACGTTTTAAAAGTTGTATTGTTATAGAGTGGATAAAGGCCGTTTCCGGTGTAAACCGGAGCGGTCTTTGTTTTTTAGCGCCATTCCTAAGTCCGGTTCTCTGCTTCCTGAAGCCCGGCTTTCCGCTATTTTTATCCCGGTGCTTCGTTCCCCGTCTTATTTGCTTTTCTTTTTATTTCGACTGCCACCGCAGTTATCATATAAGGCTTGGTTTGTATATGACATTTGTAATATCTTGTTTCGGTAGAAATCTACCGACTCTTTTTCGTAGATAGTAAATAAATATTGGTTTTATATTCAGAAAAGGATAAGAAATTGTTTCTGGTTTTCTAAATCTGGATGGAACTTTTACTTGTAAATAGTGATCAAACCTCGTGTATATAGTTAATTTGAGAAATGACACATATCTTTCAAATCCCTTTGGAATGGATATATAAACAGATTAACCAAGTTCTCTTAGAACTTAGTTATTCTTGAAAAATGTAAATTATATACAATATTAAACACTTTATTACGCTGTAATTTTACATTTGTCAATCAGATTTAGTTGTATATTTTAAAATAAGGAGTTGCCAATCTTATTTCGCGGAGTAAAGATAGATATAAAGTATCAAAATACAATAAATATACTATAATATTTTTAAATGCTAATTTCTACTTTTTTTTCTTCGCTATTCACCACCTCTCAGAATCCCTTTAAAAGTGCTTGTAATGCGTTTTAGAACTGAGTTCTAAGAGAACTATAGCCATTATTATAACCTAAATTAACACATATTGTTTAACTAAAAAAGAAAAATGAATGAATAACTCGAAAATTATCAATGTGAGATTGATGAAAAAGGTGTTAGTGCTTGTTCTATCTTTTTTGTCTGTTACTGCTTTTGCGCAGAATATAACAGTGAAAGGAATTGTAAAAGATGGAACCGGTGAACCGATTATCGGAGGGAGTGTACTTGTTAAAGGTTCATCGATCGGTACAGTGACAGATGTTGATGGCAATTACACTTTATCTAATGTTCCTGCAGACGGAGTTCTGGAGTTTTCTTACATCGGCATGAAGAAACAGGATGTAAAAGTAAGCGGTAAAACTGTTATTAATGTTGTGCTTCAAGAAGATACCCAGATACTGGACGAAGTAGTGGTGACAGCCTTAGGGTTGAAGCGTGAACAGAAAGCTTTGGGGTATGCAGTGACCGAGGTCAAAGGCGATGACCTGAAAGCTGCCAATACGATTTCTCCGGTAGCCGCCTTACAAGGAAAAGTAGCGGGTGTCGAGATCCGTCAGTCAGACGGAGGTATGTTCGGAGCGACGAAGATTCAGATTCGTGGTGCTTCTACTTTGAAAGGAAACAATCAGCCGATTTATGTGATCGACGGAGTTATTCTCGATAACTCGACTTCGGGAAATACCACAATGGACTGGGATGCCGGAAACAATAATGCCAATGACTATGGTAATGAACTGAAGAACCTCAATCCGGATGACTTTGAGACAGTTTCGGTCCTGAAAGGTGCTGCTGCGACTGCCCTTTACGGTTCACGTGGTCTGAACGGAGCTGTGGTGATTACCACCAAATCGGGAAAAGGCTTCAAAGGCTTCGGGGTTTCTGTATCACAAACATTTGGTATCGATCATGCGTACCGGACACCGGATATCCAGACTGAATATGGGGTGGGGTTGATGCCTGGCTGGAAAGACACGGACAACAATGGTTCTGTATGGGATCCTTTTCAGTTCAAACTCGATGATAAAGGAGACCGGACACTAATAGGCGCAGGCAGTTATGGATGGGGACCTAAATACGATGGTCAGCCGATCCGCAACTATGATGGTACCTGGACCAATTATTCGCCCCATAAAAACAACATGCTGGATTTGTATCAATTGGGGCTGAACTCCAATACGAATGTGGCTATTCGCGGTGGCAATGATAAAACATCGTATTACACTTCTCTTTCTTATAAGAAAGCAAGATCTACCAGCGAAAAGAATACATTTGAGCGTTATTCGTTTTTATTGAAAGGTTCGCATAAAATCAGTGATCGGGTGGAAGTTTCGGCTGCTATGAGTTTCACCAACTCAAATCCGAAGAATTCTCCGCGAACAGTAGGAGAGCGTTTTGTCAATCCGAACGGAACCATTATGACTCCGATGCTGGATGTGAATTATTTCCGCGATAAATATCTGGGTGAGCATGGTGGACTGGCATCTACAAGTTATGGTGACAAGTATGGTTCAGTTCCGGGACGTGATTTGTTTTTTATGATCGATAAATACGATTATTCCCAGAAAGAGACTGTGGTTCGTCCCCAAATGGAAGTGAATGTGCAGATTCTGGATTGGCTGAGATTTAAAGCCGATGCCAATATGAATTACTATTACACTAAGTTTGAAGAAAAACAACTGGGTAGTGGATATGCAAATGAAGGCGGTAAGTATACTATGGGGCAAACCACAAAAGAGCAGGCTACCTTTGGCGGAACATTTACTGTCAATAAGCAGATACAAGATTTTAGCGTAGGTGGTTTCGCACGATATGAATACTATACAAGTCGTTCGGAAGCATATAAAGTATATACAGATGGCGGTATGGTAGTACCGGGACAATGGTTTGTCGACAACTCAAAGAACCCTAAAAAGTCGGAAGCGAGCATTTCAAATACAAAGAGAATGATGTCTGCTGTCTTTGCTTTGAATCTGGGATGGAAAAATCAGGTTTATTTAGATGTAACAGGACGTAATGACTGGTCGTCTTCTCTGGTATATCAAAACGGGATGGGTACATATTCTTACTTCTACCCGTCAGTATCCGGTTCATGGCTGCTCAATGAAACATTCGATTTGCCGCATTGGATTACATTTGCTAAAGTACGCGGATCGTGGGCACAGGTCGGTAACGATACCGATCCCTATTATGTGAACTCGGTATATGGCTTTGAAACTAAAGAAATGTATGATGGCAATATCTATGTGAACACTCTCGATAAGACAATGAAGAGTTTGAAGCTGAAACCGGAGCGTAAGAATGCCTGGGAAGTTGGTTTGGATTTACGTTTGTTTGACAGCCGTTTGAACTTTGACTTTACTTATTATAAAGAAAATACGAGAGACCAGATCATGTCGATTGAAGTTCCTGCTATTTCGGGTGTGAACACTCAGTTGATAAATGCTGGTAATATTCAGAATAAAGGTATTGAAATTGCTGTAAACGCCACTCCGTACAAAAATAAAGACTGGCAGTGGGATGTCGCAATGACATATACAAAGAATAAAAATACTATTATCTCATTACATGAAAATGTAGCAGACTACATCGCATTGAGCGGCTATGCTAATGATTACGATTACCATATCGGTTCGGTTGCCAAAGTAGGTGGCGACTACGGATTATTGATGTCCGACATTCTTCCGGCTAAAAATGAAAAAGGAGAAACATTGTTGGAGTGGGACGACAGTTGGCGGGGAGCTTACGAAGCACGTAGCGGAAAAGTACAGGAAGTGGGTAAAATGACTCCCGACTTTTTAGGCTCTTTATCTACTACTCTGTCTTGGAAAAATTTGAGCCTGCATATTGCTACTGACATGCGTTTTGGAGGATTGGTAGCTTCTTACTCTAACTTGTATGGTACACAGGCCGGATGGATCAAGAGTTCTTTAAAATGGCGTGATCCCGAACATGGTGGTTTGTCTTGGACCAGCCAGTACGGTGACAGTAAAGGAATCTCTTATGGTGATGGTGTTATCCCCGACGGAGTATTTAAGAATGGTACGTTCGCAACACTTGTAGACGGAACGAAAATGGATGTAAGCGGTATGTCCTACAAACAGTTGGTGGCAGAAGGGAAACTGGAACCCACACATGCCGGAACTTATCATGTAAACCGTGCGGCCTGGGGACAGAATACGATATTCGACACTTGGGTACACGAGTTGAACTATATTGCTTTGCGCGAGATCACCTTATCGTATCGCTTCCCGAAATCAGTGGCAAGTAAGTTTGGTGCCCAGGGATTGGGATTGAGCTTCTCTGCACGTAATCTGGGATATCTGTATAACTCGTTGCCTAACCATCTGAATCCTGAGAGTGTTCGTGGTAATACGGCTTCTGAGTTCCGTATCCGTGGCTATGAACCTTACACAGCTAATTATATGATGACTATTAATGTAGATTTCTAAACCTTTAATGTGATATTTAGTATGAAACAAATGATGAAAAAATATCTATATATGGCAGCTGTGGCTGTTGTAGGTACAGGCTTCCTGATGTCGTCTTGTAAAGACGAATTTGCCGGACAGAATACCAATCCCTCCACAGTCTCAAAACCGAACGTACGCTATTTATTTACTCAATGTGCCATGAGTTTTCAGCCGGCCGATTATCTTCAGTGGTTTGCTGGTTTCGATGCAATGTCTACCTGGGTGCAGGCAACTGCCTCAGGAGGTGGAAACTCGAGCAAATTGAATATGGTAACTCAGACCGGCTGTGGCTATCAGGTCAACGAGGTGCTTCGTTATACGAATGAAATAAAGCATCAGATCAGTCTGATGTCGGATGATGAAAAAGCAAAATACGAATATATTGCTTATTTATGTAATCCGATGCTGGTGTACTTGGGACTTGAAGACTCGGATATGTATGGATCCCGTCAATATTCAGAGGCAGAAATGGCCCGTTATGGTGGGACTCTGACTCCGAAATACGATACGCAGGAAGAATTGTTCGAACTCTGGCTGAAACAGCTTGACGAGACAATTAACTATCTGAGAGAGAA containing:
- a CDS encoding RNA polymerase sigma factor, coding for MKSLSFRKDLIGVQEELLRFAYKLTANREEANDLLQETSLKALDNEDKFMPDTNFKGWMYTIMRNIFINNYRKIVRDQTYVDQTDNLFHLNLPQDSGFESTEGAYDLKEMHRVVNALPKEYKVPFSMHVSGFKYREIAEKLELPLGTVKSRIFFTRQRLQQELKDFV
- a CDS encoding oxaloacetate decarboxylase, whose amino-acid sequence is MKKEIKFSLVYRDMWQSSGKYQPRVDQLVRIAPLIIEMGCFARVETNGGAFEQVNLLYGENPNKAVRAFTKPFNDAGIQTHMLDRGLNGLRMYPVPADVRRLMYKVKHAQGVDITRIFCGLNEVRNIIPSIHYALEGGMIPQATLCITFSPVHTVEYYTAIADKLIEAGAPEICLKDMAGVGRPAMLGQLTKAIKERHPEVLIQYHGHSGPGLSMASILEVCENGADIIDVAMEPMSWGKVHPDVISVQAMLKDAGFRVPEINMKAYMKARAMTQEFIDDFLGYFMDPTNKHMSSLLLKCGLPGGMMGSMMADLKGVHAGINMILKSNNQPELSIDDLLVMLFDEVEYVWPKLGYPPLVTPFSQYVKNVALMNVMARVKGEERWSMIDNNTWGMILGKSGRLPGPLDPEIVALAKEKGYEFTDEDPQKNYPDQLDEYRKEMQENGWESGPDDEELFELAMHDRQYRDYKSGVAKKRFEEDLQRAKDAALAKQGFSEEDVKRMKRAKAEPITAMEKGRIIWEIDVESPSMPPEVGHKYEPDDVFCYIATPWNTYDRVLANFSGRIIEVCAKQGALVNKGDALAYVERCEEPA
- a CDS encoding SusC/RagA family TonB-linked outer membrane protein; this encodes MNNSKIINVRLMKKVLVLVLSFLSVTAFAQNITVKGIVKDGTGEPIIGGSVLVKGSSIGTVTDVDGNYTLSNVPADGVLEFSYIGMKKQDVKVSGKTVINVVLQEDTQILDEVVVTALGLKREQKALGYAVTEVKGDDLKAANTISPVAALQGKVAGVEIRQSDGGMFGATKIQIRGASTLKGNNQPIYVIDGVILDNSTSGNTTMDWDAGNNNANDYGNELKNLNPDDFETVSVLKGAAATALYGSRGLNGAVVITTKSGKGFKGFGVSVSQTFGIDHAYRTPDIQTEYGVGLMPGWKDTDNNGSVWDPFQFKLDDKGDRTLIGAGSYGWGPKYDGQPIRNYDGTWTNYSPHKNNMLDLYQLGLNSNTNVAIRGGNDKTSYYTSLSYKKARSTSEKNTFERYSFLLKGSHKISDRVEVSAAMSFTNSNPKNSPRTVGERFVNPNGTIMTPMLDVNYFRDKYLGEHGGLASTSYGDKYGSVPGRDLFFMIDKYDYSQKETVVRPQMEVNVQILDWLRFKADANMNYYYTKFEEKQLGSGYANEGGKYTMGQTTKEQATFGGTFTVNKQIQDFSVGGFARYEYYTSRSEAYKVYTDGGMVVPGQWFVDNSKNPKKSEASISNTKRMMSAVFALNLGWKNQVYLDVTGRNDWSSSLVYQNGMGTYSYFYPSVSGSWLLNETFDLPHWITFAKVRGSWAQVGNDTDPYYVNSVYGFETKEMYDGNIYVNTLDKTMKSLKLKPERKNAWEVGLDLRLFDSRLNFDFTYYKENTRDQIMSIEVPAISGVNTQLINAGNIQNKGIEIAVNATPYKNKDWQWDVAMTYTKNKNTIISLHENVADYIALSGYANDYDYHIGSVAKVGGDYGLLMSDILPAKNEKGETLLEWDDSWRGAYEARSGKVQEVGKMTPDFLGSLSTTLSWKNLSLHIATDMRFGGLVASYSNLYGTQAGWIKSSLKWRDPEHGGLSWTSQYGDSKGISYGDGVIPDGVFKNGTFATLVDGTKMDVSGMSYKQLVAEGKLEPTHAGTYHVNRAAWGQNTIFDTWVHELNYIALREITLSYRFPKSVASKFGAQGLGLSFSARNLGYLYNSLPNHLNPESVRGNTASEFRIRGYEPYTANYMMTINVDF